The following coding sequences lie in one Pontibacter sp. G13 genomic window:
- a CDS encoding sodium:solute symporter family protein: MELELIDWLFIAGFFVLSLVIGLAVSRKSGASSTEYFLSGRNMPWWLLGISMVATTFSADTPNLVANIVRSTGVFGNWVWWASLLTGMLTVFVYAKLWRRSGVVTDVEFYEMRYSGRPAAFLRGFRALYLGVFFNVMIMANVSLAAIKIGSVMLGLAPWETLLIASTVTVIYSSLGGLRGVMITDFVQFFIAIVGSFAAAYYLLDLPQVGGLDGLLSHPSLEGKLSVLPDFAQTEWTDLLPMFVVPLLVQWWAAWYPGAEPGGGGYVVQRVLSAKNEKHAMGATLLFNAAHYALRPWPWILVGLASMIVFPNLDSIQAAFPNVEAHLIGDDLAYPAMLTYLPSGLLGLVVASLIAAFMSTISTQLNWGSSYIVNDFYKRFIKPEASEKELVMVGRLTTVGLMVLSALMALALEDALGAFQILMQIGAGTGLIYLLRWFWWRINAMTEIVGMVASFVMALLLEIVLPQWFGVKFEAHVSMLIGVGVTTACWLAATFMTEPTDEVTLRNFVRIIQPGGNGWNPIDQAAEADGEILRPDRKQGQLNLEILCMVIGTLTIYSALFAAGFWIYGDYTFGGILTVVAAIGTFVLFKVWGRLQARDENEVKETA, from the coding sequence ATGGAGCTTGAACTGATAGACTGGCTATTCATCGCCGGTTTTTTTGTCCTGTCATTGGTCATTGGGTTGGCCGTTTCCCGCAAATCCGGCGCCTCTTCCACCGAATATTTCCTCTCTGGTCGAAACATGCCTTGGTGGCTCTTGGGCATCTCAATGGTCGCCACCACCTTTTCCGCCGATACCCCCAACTTGGTAGCCAACATCGTGAGATCCACCGGGGTCTTCGGCAACTGGGTATGGTGGGCATCTCTCCTCACAGGTATGCTGACGGTTTTTGTCTATGCCAAACTGTGGCGTAGATCAGGCGTTGTCACTGATGTCGAATTCTACGAAATGCGTTACTCAGGCCGTCCAGCGGCTTTTTTGCGCGGGTTTCGGGCGCTATATCTAGGCGTATTCTTCAATGTCATGATCATGGCCAATGTCTCACTCGCCGCCATCAAGATCGGGAGCGTGATGTTGGGATTGGCCCCTTGGGAAACGCTATTGATTGCCTCCACGGTAACCGTGATTTATTCTTCATTGGGGGGGCTTCGCGGAGTCATGATTACGGACTTTGTCCAATTCTTCATCGCCATTGTCGGCTCATTCGCAGCTGCCTACTATCTGCTGGACCTTCCCCAAGTCGGCGGGCTGGACGGCTTACTTTCTCACCCATCCTTGGAAGGAAAACTTTCCGTTTTACCTGATTTTGCCCAAACAGAATGGACGGATCTCTTGCCGATGTTTGTCGTGCCATTGCTCGTACAATGGTGGGCAGCTTGGTATCCGGGCGCAGAACCCGGTGGGGGTGGATATGTTGTCCAGCGCGTCCTCTCAGCCAAAAACGAGAAGCACGCGATGGGGGCTACATTGCTGTTCAACGCTGCCCACTACGCCCTGAGACCTTGGCCTTGGATTTTGGTGGGGCTTGCCTCCATGATCGTTTTCCCCAATCTAGACTCCATCCAAGCGGCTTTCCCGAATGTGGAAGCTCATCTGATTGGAGATGACCTCGCCTATCCTGCCATGCTGACCTACCTGCCTTCCGGACTGCTTGGCCTAGTCGTGGCATCCTTGATTGCGGCATTTATGTCGACCATTTCCACTCAGCTCAACTGGGGTTCATCATACATTGTCAACGATTTCTACAAGCGATTTATCAAGCCAGAAGCTTCCGAAAAGGAATTGGTAATGGTGGGTAGGCTTACGACAGTTGGCTTGATGGTGCTTTCTGCACTGATGGCCTTGGCGCTAGAAGATGCCTTGGGAGCCTTCCAAATCCTCATGCAGATTGGTGCCGGAACAGGCCTGATCTACCTGCTGCGCTGGTTCTGGTGGCGCATCAATGCCATGACCGAAATCGTCGGGATGGTCGCTTCATTTGTCATGGCCCTGCTTCTGGAGATTGTACTTCCACAATGGTTCGGTGTGAAGTTCGAAGCGCATGTCAGCATGCTGATCGGCGTAGGGGTAACTACCGCGTGCTGGTTGGCGGCAACCTTCATGACTGAGCCGACAGATGAAGTCACCTTGCGCAACTTTGTCCGCATCATTCAACCGGGCGGAAATGGCTGGAACCCCATCGACCAAGCTGCTGAAGCCGATGGAGAGATCCTGAGACCAGATCGCAAGCAAGGACAATTGAACCTCGAAATTCTCTGCATGGTGATTGGCACTCTGACCATCTATTCAGCCTTGTTTGCCGCAGGATTCTGGATTTATGGAGACTACACCTTCGGAGGAATTCTGACGGTAGTAGCTGCCATTGGTACCTTTGTACTTTTCAAAGTCTGGGGGAGACTTCAGGCGCGCGATGAAAACGAAGTGAAGGAAACCGCATAA
- a CDS encoding creatininase family protein, producing the protein MKPYLLSETNWQAVRETQYEVAVLPWGATEAHNYHLPYGTDNYQNEHVIDLAAAKAWAHGAKVIVLPNVPFGINTGQLDIDLCLNVNPSTQLAIAKDLADVVQRAGIKKLVMMNGHGGNHFKNIIRELSYHFPELFVCAINWFQAQDWHAYFDEPGDHAGEMETSTMMHIRPELVLPLSEAGDGYAKSYSIKAFREGWAIAQRAWSKVTADTGVGNPAAATAEKGKAYLEASALEIANFLVDLAQTQEIWQDDRP; encoded by the coding sequence ATGAAACCCTATCTCCTCTCCGAAACCAATTGGCAAGCTGTTCGCGAGACTCAATATGAGGTCGCTGTGCTTCCTTGGGGGGCAACCGAAGCCCACAATTATCACCTCCCCTATGGAACCGACAATTACCAGAATGAACATGTCATCGATCTCGCCGCTGCAAAAGCATGGGCACATGGCGCCAAGGTGATTGTCCTCCCCAATGTTCCTTTCGGAATCAATACCGGGCAGCTCGACATCGACCTATGCCTCAATGTGAATCCATCCACGCAATTGGCCATCGCCAAGGATCTTGCCGATGTGGTCCAGCGGGCAGGCATCAAAAAGCTTGTCATGATGAATGGGCACGGGGGCAATCATTTCAAGAATATCATCCGGGAGTTATCTTACCATTTTCCTGAGCTCTTTGTATGTGCCATCAATTGGTTTCAGGCACAGGATTGGCATGCGTACTTTGATGAACCGGGGGATCATGCTGGGGAAATGGAAACCAGTACGATGATGCATATCCGGCCGGAATTAGTGCTTCCGCTTTCGGAGGCTGGGGATGGATACGCGAAGTCCTATTCGATCAAGGCATTTCGAGAAGGGTGGGCTATCGCTCAACGAGCGTGGAGCAAAGTGACCGCCGATACTGGCGTAGGGAATCCTGCTGCTGCGACTGCGGAAAAAGGAAAGGCCTATTTGGAAGCTTCTGCTTTGGAGATTGCGAACTTTCTCGTGGATTTGGCCCAGACTCAGGAAATCTGGCAAGATGATCGACCGTAG